The Phycisphaerae bacterium region CGTAGAGCCGGCCCTCGAAAACCGCCAGCGTGGTGACCGCGTTGGCGGTGTCGGGCGAGCCGCAGTCCTCCCACCGAGTGCCGCCGGCGTAGCGGTAGACGTGGCCGGCCTGATCGGCGTCGAGCTCGAACGTGGCGGCATAAAGGCTGTCACGCCACACGCAGAGCGCAAAGACCATCCTGCAGTTGCCGGGTCGGCCGCAGTCGGCCCAGGGTTGGGTAATCTTCGCATCGTCGATGCCGAAGGCGAGATTGCGCCAGTTGGGCTGGCCCGAGGTGACGCCCGGGTAGTTCATGATGCTCAGCGTGAGGCCCTTGCGTGTGGCGGGATCGAACTTGGCCGCGATATCACCAATGGCGTCGTCCAGGCCCTTGTCGGTGTAAACCCACCCGACGAGCGCAAAGGGTGTCGTTCCGAGCGCCAGGTCCAGATGGTCGGGAATCTCGATGAAACCATTACGGCCGTTGAATTCGGCAGACCCGCCCGCGTTCCAAGTGATGTTGTGGGCGATGCCGTCGTGGCCCCGACCGGTGGCATCGCGGGCGTCGGTGGCGAGCGGCCAGTGGGCAATGGGCACGGGCTGGGCCGGGAGTTCTGCGGCCATCGCCGCGGGAAACACGAGCCAAGCGAAAACCGCGCGGAAGTGCTGCATAAACGCCGTTTCCATGTCAATCACCCTTGCGAGTTCGCGTCCACGTCACGCGTACACTCAAATGGCGCGGTCCGATGTGCCCGTTTCCTTCAGCCATCACCGCCTCGTCCATGTCGCGTCAGTACGTACATTCGTACGCCGCGTGAGCGAAAGTCCACAAATTCTCTGGCGGGGCATCGAAGAAATGGTCCGAGGCCGAGAGGATGTAGCCGCCATTGGAGCCGAAACCCTCGAAGAGCCGCCGGACCTCCGCGCGGATCTGCCCGGCCGTGCCTCTGGTCAAGACACCGAACGGGCTCATCCCCTCGATCATGGCAACCTTCCCGGCGAAGACATCCCGCACACGCTCGGGATGGGTGATGCTCCCGCCGACCCCGGCGGCGCGAGGGCTGCTGAGGCGTCGGTACCGTTCCCAACGATCTGGTCCAGAATGAGCATCATGCCGCCGCAGGTGTGATCGGTCACTCGATGGCCGGCTGCGTGCAAGGTATCGTGAATCTGCTGGTCGTAGGGAAGGCTCCCATCAGAGTGTCAGGTGAACGCAGCATACAACCTGATGCGTTCACCTGCCATCAGAGGATGGCCCCGGGTGGCCACCATGCCTCACCTCGGTATCGACAAAGCTGATCGTGTCCGGCTGCTCGGCCAGAGTGTAGCCTGCGACCTTGTTGCCCGCGAAATCCTCAAAGCCACCGTTAGCCAGGTTCGGCGCAGGGTCGGGCACAAGCCTTGCTTCAGTCCCCTTCACAACAAACGGGGCATCTTCCACCATGAGCCCCTCGGCCAGGTTCTCATCGTGCGCCAGCACTGAGCCGGCATAGCCAACGGAGAAGACCGAGGGGATCAACTCCAATTTGTTACGCTCGCAAACCTGCCGCACCTGGTCCAGACGCTGGAAGAAAGCCGGAGTCTTCTTGCACAGTGTGTCCAGCCCAAACGACACCACCGCCCCGTTGAGACCGGCCTTCCCGGCCGTGTCCAACACGTTGGTAACTTCTGCGACATCGCCGTCCGAGTCCAGGCTCCAGCCAAACACCCATACCAAGCGGTCCGCGTAGGGGGCGGCGGCAGTGACATTCGCCAGGCCCGCAACAAGCAGAAAAAGGGTAGGAAAGTGCTTCATGTCGGATCCTCGAATTGACCGTTGGATTGTCCTGCGCGTGTCGGGCATGTCAACCGACATTTCCCAGATCACCTCACCCGGCTACGCCGCCGGGCGGTGTCCCGCTCCGGCGAGGGACTTCAAGACCCGAAGGCCGGATGCGTTCGGTGGTCTCTACGCCGTTTCGTCGGTCATGGTGATGCTCTTGAATTTGCAGAGCCGCCGCAAATCCTCGCGCACATCGCCGTAGCAGGTGACACGGTGTAGGCCGTGAGACCAGTTGAGCCAGAGCTTCCGGGAATCGCCGTCGATCTTGACTGTAATCTTCGTGCGACAGCCGCGCTCGCTTTCGGGCGTGTCGATGATGGTGCCGGTGAAACAGCGCATGTTGTCCGCATCGACGAGAATGGCCTGCGTGACCTTTTGCCCGACGCGCATGCGCACCTGCGGCACGCAGCCCTCCTGGCGCTCCATGATACTGCGGAGCTTGTACGGGGCGGCAGGTCCGGCGGGACCATCCATTTTCATCGAGCCGAGGCAGTGAGCCAGGATGATACCGTCTTGCGAGGTGTCCATGGTCGGATCGCTGATGAAGCCAGGGCGACCTGCCACACCCTGGAATATGATGTGGGTCATGGCGCAGCTCAGGTCGGACTCGCAGATTCCGCCGAGGCCCATGTTGTTGAGCCGCACGTTTCCGATGCAGGGAAACGCCGGAAGCTGATGGTACATCGTGCCGTAACAGTCGGTGGTCATGACGGTGGCGTTTTCTTCATCCATGAGCTTCTCGAACGCCAGGGCCAGCCGGCAAGAACGCATTACTTCGTCGCGCGAGGGCTCCACGACGGCTGTGGCACCGCGAATCCACTGTTCGGCCTCGGCTCGAGCGACCGATTCGGGAATCGCCTCATACGTCTTCATCATGCGTTCGCGATCGATCACCTCGACGGATGTGCCGAACTTCTCCGTGAGTGGGTTGAGCCGGGCTGCCGGCCAGGGCCGCGAAGTTACGTTGAGGATCTTCGCCTCGTGGAGGTGATGGATGGCCCGGATCGGGCGGATGGCCACGGCCAATTGGCTGGTGTCGCTGGTGAGCAGGCAATCGAGCTGAGTCCCTTCCTTGCTCCTTGCGAGTGCGCCGAAACCGGTCCACTCGTGTCCGGAGTAGGGGGCCGCAAAGAGCATCGTGGGTTTGTTCGCTGCTAGCAGCTCCTGCAACATGGGCGTAACGCCCATCGATAGGTGAATGATGAGCACGCCGTCAACGCCGGCGAGCGCTTCCTTGGCCTGCCGGGCCTGCTCGACGGACGTAACCGGCGTGTTCTTCTGCGTGGGCGGCGTGGCGACAAAGTCCACATCCGCGAGTTCCTTGCTCATCTTGGTCAGGTCGGCTTCGTAGCGAGCAATTTCGGCATTGAGGTTGAGCTTGGGCGTTGGCCAGAGCCCGCCGGCAGGATTGGCCAGATAGATCTTGGCCACACGCACTTTCGAGCCGCGGCAACCGGGACTCACCAGGCTGAGGGGCGTGGGGGGCGAGGCAGCGGCTTCGGACCAGAAGAACCCTCTCCGGTTCGTACAGCCGGTGCACAGAACGCTTCCGGCGATGACCGACCTCATCACGTCTCTTCGCGTTGGTGTCCAGTTCATGCCAAGCTCCTTGGAAATGCCCCCGTACCGATCGAAGCATAATCGGGTTGGGGATCGGATGCCAGTGTAGCGTGAACTGGCGGGGGTTTAAGGATCAACGGGACTGAATTCCACCGCGCGGCAAGACGAGGGCGTGATGGATCGCTGTCCTCATCGGTGTCCAGTCCCGCTTCACGAGGCCCGGCCGCCCCGGCCGGGGGAGGAGTACCATGACGTTTATCAGGACGCTGCTGCTCGAGTTCGTGGACGAACACGGCGTGAGCCACATCTACGAGCTGCACATCGAGATACTGCGCGACAAGCCGGAGACACCGGAGCACACGAGTCACTTCGCGCAGTTCGGGTCGGCCGGCTTTCCGGTTCCGCTGTAGCACCGCTGGAAGATGCCGAAGTCAGATTGGTCTGTGTCGCCATCACCGTCCGCGTCCAGTCGCTCGAAGTGACTGGACAGGCAATCAGCGGGGAGGTTGGTCATGCCCTCTCCGGTTTCGCAGGCCCGAAAGACCAGTAGATCGGCCAGATCGACATCGGCATCGCTGTCGAAATCGAACCGGTGCTTGTAGGGGCGGGCCCAAGCCTCGATGGAATCGGCGCTCTCGGTTGTCGAGCTCACGGCCGTCACCACGTAGTAGTAGGTCACGCCGCCCTGAACGGCCGTGTCGGTCAGATGGTTTTCCGCGAGACTGGCCAGAGTTGTATACGGACCGCCTGGCGCGATCGATCGCTTGACTCTGTAACCGGTTGCCCCGGCCGAAGTACTCCAGGTGAGCGTGACCCGAAGCTGGCCCGGCACGGCTATCAAGTCTGCGGGCGCAGGAAGGAAGGCGTGGCCCTCGAACTCCAGTTCAGCCACGTTGCAGTAGGCTCCGCCGGGAGAGAGATACCGAACAAACCGGAAGCCGGAGACCTGTTCGATAGCCTGGTCGTTCACCGTCTCTTCCGAGGGGGTGTCGGTGATGGTGAACAAGTTGGTCGCACCGCTGAAACTCGCGTTGCTGGATCCCTGGAACCGCCCGCCGACCATGCGCGCGGCGTAGCCTGGGCGGGCCCAGTAACGCACCTTGGTGATTCGTTTGAGCTGGCCGGAGCCGAAGTCCAGCCCTGCCCAGGCTCCGCTGGCTTCGGGAGCGTCAAAGAACGAGTGCGGTACGCCGTCGAATGCCTTCTGAAAGACGTTGCCGGCGTTGTTCCAGGAGCCAGCGGTGCCGATGACCGTTCCGTTCAACCGTTCGCTGGATGCCCATACATCCACGCGGTCCACGGGGATCGAGCCGCCGGAACTGGCGGTGTTCCGGTTACCCGTCACGCGTATCTCGAAGACATGGCTGCCCGCACCCAGCGAGGGACTGACCCAGACCAGCGCCTTGTCAGTTCGGTCTGACGCATAGAAGTCCACCATTGTCTCCGCTCCACCATCGATGGACACGGCTCCTATGCCGTGGTTGGATGCCTTGGCGGCGTAGAGATCGATCCGTGCTCCTTCGAACCGGAGGCGGCAGACACTACCGGTGACGCTTGACCAGTGGTTGTCGCTGAAGAAGGCATTGGATTGCGTTGACGAGTAGTTCCAGGAACCTAAGTACTCAAATTCGCTCTTTTTGGTACCGATGGTGCTGTCATTGATGACCGCGGAAGGGGGATCGTAGATGCGGCAGCCGTCGATCTCTGAGTAGTTGGGAGCGGGGGTGGTGTCGTCAAAACCGTAGGTCATGCCGCTGTTCAACATGACATACATGGCCTGAGAGGGCATGTAGTCGGCATAGATGCTCTTGCGGACGATTCCGTCCCGGTACCAGATCGCATAACCAGGACCCCACTCCAACCCGTAGGAATGCCAGCTGTCCACACCCAGGTTGTAGAAGTTGCTGCTGTTCCAGGTTGCAGACGGGCCATAGCACAATCCCATGTGCATACGGTCGTCGCCGCCAAAGTACTCGGCGATGTCGAACTCCGGCGGCCAGCCCCACGATAGCATCCAGAACGCTGGCCAAGTGCCCCTGCCGGTGGCGAAACGGGCGCGGATCTCCACGTATCCGTAGGTGAAGTTCTTGATGCCGTCGGTGTACACGAAGCCTTCGCTCCAGGGATACCCGCCGAACTCGCTCCCGGTTGCCTTTCGGCATCGAAGCCAGAGCGAGCCGTCCTGGACGTAGGAATCGGCCTGGGTGATGTAGCTGGCGTACTGATCGGTGTGATGCTGGCCGCCCCAGGGAAGCTGCCCGCTCTTCCACTTGCTCGAGTCGATCTGGGAGCCATTGAACTCGTCGCCGAAGACCAGCGGCCAGCCTGTGCTGGGCGGTGCGGCCAGAGCCTGCAGTCCGCCGAGGAAGACGAGGTTCCACCAGCAGACACACCACAGGCCACGAACCGGCATGGACGACCCTCTCCGCGACTGCCCCATGCTTTATTATTGCGGGAGCTGGGGCTTGGATCAAAACTGCCGCACCGACTCGTGACGCGGCAATGCCGAAAAAAGACATAAAGTCTATCCAGGCAAGACGTTAGGCCTGTCCCGCTTCCGGGCGAATGAGGGCTGCCCCGGCTCGGCTGCCGGGGGGGGCGGGCGTGGGCCCTTCGGCTTCTCACTTGGGGCATCAAGGCCGGACGCGGTCGTGGCCGAGTACCCAAGGGACGATCAGGGCGCAGAGGCGGCTTGGCTGGTGCTGGACATCGAAAGCGGGAGCCGGCCCTTGTGTTTCCAGAGCCGATCCTTGAGTTGTGGGAACAGCGCCAGGGCATTGTCGCGGAGGATCTGTCGGCCGATGCGCAACGCGTGCTCCTCGTTCAGATCGCCGCGATCCACTTTCTCGGCGAGGACCTCCGCCAGGCACCGCCGGGTGAACTCGGTTGCCCCGTAGACGCCTTCCGGGTGCAAGCAGTCGCTGCCCCACAAGATGCGGTCCGACGGCATCACTTCCAGCCAGACGTGAAACGCTCGCTTGGCCATGCTGTAGCTCAGGGTGGGCAACCAGACGGAGTCGAGCCAGACATGGGAACCGTGCCGCATCACAATCACCCCCGTCTCGTCGACCCAGGGAAAACCTCCGTGAAAGAGGATGAACTTCGTCTTGGGATTTGCCTCGATCAGATCGACCAGCAGCATCGGGCTCGAACCTTGGATGCGGGCGTGACCGGTGTGAATCTGAATGGGAAGCTCATGCTTGGCGGCCAACTCGACGAGGTGCCACATGAGGAAGTCCTCGAAGTCGCGCACTTCTTCGGGTTTCAGTTCTCCACGAGGCCGGCCGAACACCTGGGCCGCGCGTTGCCTGGCCACTCTCCTGAACTCCAGCGTGCGCACATATGCCAACACCTGCTTGAGAGCCACCGCGCCCCGTGACTTGGCGGCGGCGATGAGGCGGTCGATCAGCATCAGGTAGTCATCCAATGACTCGACGCGCAGCCCCTGTTCGCGAGCGAACTTGTACGGATCGTCGTGGGGATTGGGGAATTCGGAGGGGTGGAATCCGCGGACGAGCGGGTCCACGTTGAGCACGAGCGCCGCGAAGGGGTAGTCCGGCCGATGGTCCAGATGAGCCCAGAACGGATCGACAAGCATCAGCTCGATGTTGGCACGTTCCGTGATGACCTCATGCAGCCATCTGGGATCGCGGTAGTTCTCGGTGATCCTCCGGTCCAGCTCGCAGGCCTGGGCGTCGGTGATGCGATCGAAGTCGATACCGTACAGGTCCTGGATGGCCGGCAGCTGGTAGCGATAGAAGCTTGTGGCTCGAGCATTGACGAAGTCACTCTTGGCCACTGCCCACCAGGTTTCGCAAGGCTGATCGGGCTTGCGTTCCGTGAGGGGGTTGAACCAGGGATAGTAGCTGCTGTGCCAGAGCTGGTAGAGATTCATGCCACCGCCCCCGCCTGCGCGGGTGACCAATCGTTCGAAAGGCACGAGATGGTCATGAGTATCGATGGCGGGAACAGCATCGAGACAAGCCTTGATGCGGGCGTACGTGGGCGTACGTCGTTCAAGTCCGGACCTGCTGTAAAGGGGAGTGCAGGAGGCGAACAAAGCGACGATCGTCAGGCATCGCATACTGCGAGACAACATGGCCGCTCCTCCCGAAATCGCATGGTGGCCTGGCTCGGTTCAGCGAGCGTGGCCGGTCGCGGTACGCAATGAGCGCTCCGATCAGCGGGTCAAGCGCATTCGGGCATTCAAGGCGGATTAGTCGACTGTCCAGAGGGTCAGCGAATCCTGGTCCTTGATGAAAAGCCTGCTGCCCGAAGCGACAGGATACGCATAGGTAGGCGTGTCCGCCACCTTGATCTTGGCCCGTTCGGTGTACTGCTTGTCTCCCGGGGCGAACACGATCAGCTGCGAAGCGGGAGTCAGGGCCAGCAGTACGGTGCCGGCGTCTACGATCGAGCCGTAGCCTCCGCGCGAGCCACCTCCTCGCCCGCCCATTCCCGGACCGCGGCCTCGGCCTTCCCGGCCGCCTCCAGGACCCATGCCTTCACGACCGCCAGGAGGTCCCTCTCGCGGTTGACTCGCGGCACTCCGCTCGGCGTCGCTCGGCCGGTTAGTCGCGCCACGATCACCCTCCCGAGCGGTTCCGTCGCGACCGCCTCGTTCACGACGGCCCTGGCCGCCCATCCCGCCAGGCCCTCCCATTCCCGGTCCTCCCGCGTCGGCCGGGCCGACTGATACCGTCCACGCAGTCTTGCCGGTCTGCTTATCGAGGCAGAAGAGCTCGTTGGACTGACTCAAACCATACAGAAGCCCTTCCTTGACCACCGGGGTGTTGAACTGCACGGACTGATCGGGGTTCCGCCAGATTTCCTTGACGGCTACGCCGTCCCCATCCTTCTCGAATCGGATCGCTCGTGTTCCACGGCTGCTGCCGGAGAAGATCAGAACCTGTCCATCCACGACCGGTGTCGAGGCGTTGTACCCGCGCATCCCCTGCTCCATGGCAAACGGCGTCTCCCACACTTGTTTGCCGTCCGCCAGCCTGATGGCCGCGATCCTGCGTTCGGTCTCGGCGATGATTAGTCTCATGCCATCGATCATCATTAGCACCGGCGAGGCATAGGCTGGGCTGTCACCGGTCCATGTCCATTTCTGCTCGCCGCTTGCCAGGTCGTACGCGATGAGCGCTCCGTTGTCGCCGCCGCCGAGTTGAGCGATGCACATCCCGTCGATGATGATTGGGGAACTGGAGGTGAAGAATCTCGGGACGGCGCCCTTGAAATCGTCCTTGCGCCAGAGCACCTTGCCCGTGGCGGCCTCCAGGCAAGAAAGTGTGCCCCGAACGCCCAGGGCTACGATCTTGCCCTCAGCAACAGCCGGCGAGCTTCTCGGTCCGGAGAAACTCGACGCCGGGCCCGTGGCACCAGGTGACTCGTACTGGTCTTTCCAGATCTCCTTTCCGCTGGCGGCGTCCAGGCAGTACAGGGTCTCTTTGCCGTCCAGGCGCGAGAACACGTAGAGCCTCTCTCCGAGCAACGCCGGCGTAGCGACACCCTCACCGACCGGCACTTTCCACTTCTGGGCCAAGGCTGTTGGCCAGGATTCGGGGGCCTTGAACGCGGCCTTGGCGTCGCGGTTGACGCCGCGCCACTGAGGCCAGTCCTGGGCCCGAGCGTCACCAGTGACGACGTACAGCAGAATCCCCAGTGCCCAAAAGGCAACCTGACTCGGAAACCGCATGGCATGGCTCCTTCGCATCAGCGTACCCCGGAAAATGAGATGGTCGACCGGCACCAAGATCCCACCAGGGCTTGTGGTTGTCAACAGGCCTCGCCCCCGCTGAATGGGAGAGCAGTCCATCGGCCGGTGACGTCGGGCCTGAGCAGGCAAGGACGTTGGAGGGCATGGTTGACGCTCGCGTGACGCGATCTCCGGGAGCTGGTTGCCTCATCTACGACGAAATCATAGAATCGGTACTCTTGGTCACCGCGTAACCGGAGACGCAGTGACTGCAATTCGGACAGGGGTTGGGCGAGGCGAGCGTGATGCGTCGATGGCTGTCGATGACGGTCGTGCTGGTTGGGTTGGTCGTACTACGCGTTCATGCCCAAGATGCCGGTCCCGGGTCGAGGCCAAACCAGAGCGTCGCCCAGCAGCTTGGCTTCCGCATCGATGAACGGTTGCTCATCATTCACGCGGACGACGCGGGCATGTGTCATGCAGTCAACCTCGGCACGATCGAGGCCACCTCGAAGGGGATCGTCAACTCGGCGAGCGTCATGACCCCCTGTGCCTGGTTTCCCGAGATGGCCGCCTATTGCCGTGACCACCCCCAGTTGGACACGGGCGTTCACGCCACCCTCACCAGCGAGTGGAAGTACTATCGATGGCGGCCGGTCTCTCCCCACGACAAGGTGCCTGGCCTGCTCGATTCCGAGGGCTTCCTCTGGCCCGACGTGAGGGGCGCTGCCCAGTCCGGCCGGGCGGAAGAGGTCGAGCAGGAACTGCGTGCCCAGGTTCAGCGGGCATTGGCCTTCGGGATCAAGCCCACGCATCTCGATACCCACATGGGAACCGTCTTCTCCCGCCCCGACTTCTTCCAGGCGTATCGCAAGGTTGCCAACGAGTTCAAGCTGCCGTACCTGCTGCCGCGCCTTGCACCGGATCGGCTGGGGAAGATGAATCCGGCGATCCGGGCCACGGCCGTGGCTCTGCAGAAGCTCATGGAGAGCAGCGGGGAGTTAACTCTTGATGATCTGGTGAGCATCGAAGGCGATGTGCCTCCAAGGGATCAGAAGCGGTTCTACCTCGATGCGATTCGTTGCCTCCGCCCCGGCATCACCCAGATCATCATTCACGTGGGTATCGAAAGCCCTGAGTTGGCGGCCACGACTTCCATGCATGCCCGTCGCGACATGGATCGCCAGGTTTTCATGGATCCCGAAGTCAAGCAGGTGATCGAGGCGGAGAAGGTTCGCCTGATCACGTGGCGGGAGATCGGCGAGCGCCAGCGCCGCTTCCTTGGATTGCACGGCGGGCCGTCGACCGCACCGGCAGCAATACCGGGTGGGGTCGAAGCGCGGCCCGGGCCCGAGCACGAGAGGGGAGTGGTCAAGGCTTCGCAGATTCGCCCGATGAAGAGCGAGTCCGACCCTCGGCTGGCGGTACTCCTGAAGCGGTATGAGGAGCCACCCGGTGATGTCCCCTGGGCGATGGACCGCATCTCGACCATGCCTTCCTGCGACATCTACGACCTGCAGTTTCCCTCGCCGGTCATCACGGCGACGCCGGAGAACAATACCGTCTGGTGCGAGTACTACCGTTGCCGGGGCGAGGCCAAGCGCCCAGCGGTTATCGTGCTGCACATCCTGGATGGCCGTTTCCGTGAATCGCGGCTGATCTGTCATTATCTCGCCGCCCGGGGCATCGACTGCATGATGCTCAAGATGGCTTACTACGGCCCGCGCCGCCCGAAAGACCCGGAGCGAGTCCGGGCGTTCACGCAGGATATCGACACCGTCTGCGAGGCGGTCCGCCAGTCGGCCATGGATGCCCGTCGCGCGGCTCGGTGGTTGGAAAGCCGACCCTGCGTGAATGCCAGCCAGATCTCGATCCTCGGAACCAGCCTCGGCGGTTTCGTAGCCAGCGTAGCCAGCGGTGTTGACGGTCGCTTCGCCCATTCCGTTCTGATCCTCACCGGCGGCGATCTGCCCACCGTCCTCACGACGAACGAGAAGGAGGTGGCCGCGGCCCGGCGGGCGTTCGAGGCCAGCGGCATGACTCGCAAGGACCTGGTTCGCAGACTGGAACTTGTCGAACCGTTGACCTTCGCCAGCCGCATTGACGGCAAGACGGTACTGATGATCAACACTCGCGAGGATCCGATCGTGCCGCCCACTAGTGCCCGAGCACTGGCCAAGGCCATCGGAGGTGTGCGTCACCTCTGGTATCCGGGCGACCACTACGCGATCATCTACCGGGTGTTCGAGATCCTGGACCGCGTGGCCAGGTATCTCACCGACTCGCCGCAGGCGGATTCGCGTTCGGGGGGCATGTGATGAGCGCGGCGGCCAACGTTGCCGACCTGCTTGACGACCTTCTCAAACCGGAGGGCGCCCCCATCAGCGACCCGGGACAAATTGAACGCGCCCTGGCTCTCTTGTGGGAGCCCTCCGCCGAGGGCGGCGACAGGGTGGCCAGCCGGATCTGCGTCGCCAATCTCGTGATCGTCAGCCGGGCGGAGAACTGGCACGGGCTGGTCGAGGTCCTGGCCGACATCTCACCCGCCTATCCGACGCGGACCATCGTGCTGTTGCCGGGCGGCGATGCGATCACGGCCTTTGTCTCTGCCCTCTGTCATGTGCCCCAGCCACACCAGCCACAGGTCTGCTGCGAGCAGGTCGTTCTTCGTGGCGGGCCGGCCGATGGCCGGAACCTCGACCGGACGCTGCTCCCGCTGCTGGAGTCTGACGTGCCCACCATGGTGTGGTGGGTCCGGGACCCGGCCGATTGCCCTGCGCTGCTCCATTCCGTTCGGCAACGAGCGGATCGGCTCATCCTTGACGCCGGCCGCGCGGGCTTCGCACACTTGGCGACCCGGGGACGCTGTGCGGTTCGTGAGCTGGGTTGGTACCGTACTGCTCGCTGGCGACAACTGATCGCTGGCATGTTTGACGGCTCGGGCGC contains the following coding sequences:
- a CDS encoding glucose-6-phosphate dehydrogenase assembly protein OpcA; its protein translation is MSAAANVADLLDDLLKPEGAPISDPGQIERALALLWEPSAEGGDRVASRICVANLVIVSRAENWHGLVEVLADISPAYPTRTIVLLPGGDAITAFVSALCHVPQPHQPQVCCEQVVLRGGPADGRNLDRTLLPLLESDVPTMVWWVRDPADCPALLHSVRQRADRLILDAGRAGFAHLATRGRCAVRELGWYRTARWRQLIAGMFDGSGADDPNRIEHVIVGVGECGPDSRVDAVWMAAFLAGQLDWHPRKTVAQGVYELAAGQRLVKVELVPCNSRGGACRVVIVGGGYSYEIASCPHSPGEFQVHICDENTCLLPRCLESPCLSRKDALLAAMTGRFVDAAFARAAPIAAWMAEQVRAEG
- a CDS encoding family 16 glycosylhydrolase, giving the protein MPVRGLWCVCWWNLVFLGGLQALAAPPSTGWPLVFGDEFNGSQIDSSKWKSGQLPWGGQHHTDQYASYITQADSYVQDGSLWLRCRKATGSEFGGYPWSEGFVYTDGIKNFTYGYVEIRARFATGRGTWPAFWMLSWGWPPEFDIAEYFGGDDRMHMGLCYGPSATWNSSNFYNLGVDSWHSYGLEWGPGYAIWYRDGIVRKSIYADYMPSQAMYVMLNSGMTYGFDDTTPAPNYSEIDGCRIYDPPSAVINDSTIGTKKSEFEYLGSWNYSSTQSNAFFSDNHWSSVTGSVCRLRFEGARIDLYAAKASNHGIGAVSIDGGAETMVDFYASDRTDKALVWVSPSLGAGSHVFEIRVTGNRNTASSGGSIPVDRVDVWASSERLNGTVIGTAGSWNNAGNVFQKAFDGVPHSFFDAPEASGAWAGLDFGSGQLKRITKVRYWARPGYAARMVGGRFQGSSNASFSGATNLFTITDTPSEETVNDQAIEQVSGFRFVRYLSPGGAYCNVAELEFEGHAFLPAPADLIAVPGQLRVTLTWSTSAGATGYRVKRSIAPGGPYTTLASLAENHLTDTAVQGGVTYYYVVTAVSSTTESADSIEAWARPYKHRFDFDSDADVDLADLLVFRACETGEGMTNLPADCLSSHFERLDADGDGDTDQSDFGIFQRCYSGTGKPADPNCAK
- a CDS encoding ChbG/HpnK family deacetylase, with protein sequence MRRWLSMTVVLVGLVVLRVHAQDAGPGSRPNQSVAQQLGFRIDERLLIIHADDAGMCHAVNLGTIEATSKGIVNSASVMTPCAWFPEMAAYCRDHPQLDTGVHATLTSEWKYYRWRPVSPHDKVPGLLDSEGFLWPDVRGAAQSGRAEEVEQELRAQVQRALAFGIKPTHLDTHMGTVFSRPDFFQAYRKVANEFKLPYLLPRLAPDRLGKMNPAIRATAVALQKLMESSGELTLDDLVSIEGDVPPRDQKRFYLDAIRCLRPGITQIIIHVGIESPELAATTSMHARRDMDRQVFMDPEVKQVIEAEKVRLITWREIGERQRRFLGLHGGPSTAPAAIPGGVEARPGPEHERGVVKASQIRPMKSESDPRLAVLLKRYEEPPGDVPWAMDRISTMPSCDIYDLQFPSPVITATPENNTVWCEYYRCRGEAKRPAVIVLHILDGRFRESRLICHYLAARGIDCMMLKMAYYGPRRPKDPERVRAFTQDIDTVCEAVRQSAMDARRAARWLESRPCVNASQISILGTSLGGFVASVASGVDGRFAHSVLILTGGDLPTVLTTNEKEVAAARRAFEASGMTRKDLVRRLELVEPLTFASRIDGKTVLMINTREDPIVPPTSARALAKAIGGVRHLWYPGDHYAIIYRVFEILDRVARYLTDSPQADSRSGGM
- a CDS encoding amidohydrolase family protein, which produces MLSRSMRCLTIVALFASCTPLYSRSGLERRTPTYARIKACLDAVPAIDTHDHLVPFERLVTRAGGGGGMNLYQLWHSSYYPWFNPLTERKPDQPCETWWAVAKSDFVNARATSFYRYQLPAIQDLYGIDFDRITDAQACELDRRITENYRDPRWLHEVITERANIELMLVDPFWAHLDHRPDYPFAALVLNVDPLVRGFHPSEFPNPHDDPYKFAREQGLRVESLDDYLMLIDRLIAAAKSRGAVALKQVLAYVRTLEFRRVARQRAAQVFGRPRGELKPEEVRDFEDFLMWHLVELAAKHELPIQIHTGHARIQGSSPMLLVDLIEANPKTKFILFHGGFPWVDETGVIVMRHGSHVWLDSVWLPTLSYSMAKRAFHVWLEVMPSDRILWGSDCLHPEGVYGATEFTRRCLAEVLAEKVDRGDLNEEHALRIGRQILRDNALALFPQLKDRLWKHKGRLPLSMSSTSQAASAP
- a CDS encoding PQQ-like beta-propeller repeat protein, whose amino-acid sequence is MRFPSQVAFWALGILLYVVTGDARAQDWPQWRGVNRDAKAAFKAPESWPTALAQKWKVPVGEGVATPALLGERLYVFSRLDGKETLYCLDAASGKEIWKDQYESPGATGPASSFSGPRSSPAVAEGKIVALGVRGTLSCLEAATGKVLWRKDDFKGAVPRFFTSSSPIIIDGMCIAQLGGGDNGALIAYDLASGEQKWTWTGDSPAYASPVLMMIDGMRLIIAETERRIAAIRLADGKQVWETPFAMEQGMRGYNASTPVVDGQVLIFSGSSRGTRAIRFEKDGDGVAVKEIWRNPDQSVQFNTPVVKEGLLYGLSQSNELFCLDKQTGKTAWTVSVGPADAGGPGMGGPGGMGGQGRRERGGRDGTAREGDRGATNRPSDAERSAASQPREGPPGGREGMGPGGGREGRGRGPGMGGRGGGSRGGYGSIVDAGTVLLALTPASQLIVFAPGDKQYTERAKIKVADTPTYAYPVASGSRLFIKDQDSLTLWTVD